Below is a genomic region from Gemmatimonadales bacterium.
CCCGGAGCGCATGGCCCGGGCGGTGGAGGGCGCGGAGGGCTTCATCTATCTGATCGCTCGGCTCGGTGTCACCGGCGCGACGGCATCGCTGGCCGCGGGGCTGGAAGGGTCGATCGCGCAGGTGCGTGCCGCCAGCGCGCTGCCGGTGGCGGTCGGGTTCGGCATCTCGACTCCGGCCCAGGCCAGTGCGGTCTCCCGCGTGGCCGACGGCGTCGTCGTCGGGAGCGCCCTGGTGGAGATCCTCGGTACCGGGGGCGTCGATGCGGCCGCCGACTTCCTCAGCAGTCTGCGGGCCGCGCTGAACGGGGGTGGTGGGCACTCATGAAGCTGGACGTTCAGCGAATGCTCGATCGTTACGCCCGGGTGCTCTCGACCGGAGGCCTCATCGTGGCGGCCGCCGCCCTGGCCGTCGACCTCCGCTGGCTGGATCAGCCGATCGCGGTCCTGCTGCTCACGCTGACGGTGCTCGCGTTGCGCGCCGCGCCCGTCCGGCTGAGCAAGTATTCCTACCTCACCCAGACCGGCGTCCCGGCCCTGGTCGGCGGGATCTGTGTCGGTCCCAGTCCGGTGGTGCTGGCGCTCCTGATCGGCACCTTCACCTCCGATGTGCTCTGGCTCAGGAAGCTTCCCCGCGCCGGACTGATCAATGCCGGACGCGAGGTGCTCGCCTTCCTCTCCGCCTACGGCCCCTACGCCGCGGTGCTGGCGGCGAGCGGCGCGCCCGACCTCTCGCTCGACTTCCTGCCCGCCGCCGCGATCTTCGTCTGTTTCTATTTCTTCGCCGGGCGGAGCCTGTTCTACTTCACCCTGCTGATCCGCGACAAGCTGGAGCACGCGGAGAAGATCCTCATTCTCCGCTGGGAGATCATCAGCTATCTCCTGACCCTCGCCGCCACCGTGGTGGTGGTCGGCTCGCTCAGGGTCCTGGCCCCCGTCGGTTGGATCACCGTGGGCTTCGCGCTGGGGCTGTTCGGGCTGCTCACCCGGCGCATTCTGGAAGAGGCGATCGGTGCCGAGGACCTGAACAAGGTTCACCTGATGGAGGCGGCCATCGCCAGCAACGCGACGTTGCAGGGGTCGTTTGATCAGATCGAGCGGTTGGCGTACCGGCTGATCGATTGGGGGGACTTCCGGATCTATCGCGCAACGGCCGACGGGCCGGCGCTGACCTATCGCGGCGCGCTGGGGCGGCCGGGCCGGGGCGATCCGCCGGACGAGATCACCCAGTTCCGCCTGGAAGCGATGACCACCAGCAAAACCGTGATCGTCAAGGATGTTCGCAAGGATCCGCGGGTGCAGCGGCCGATGCCGCAGATCGGGAGCCTCGTCATCCACCCGATCCGCTTCGGGGACGAGCTCCTGGGCACGGTCGAGGTGGACCATCCCAAGCGCCACGCCTATGGCGCCAAGGATCTGCTGGCGCTCAGCACCCTCGCCAACCAGATGGCGACCGCCATTCACATCACCGAGCTGCGCCGGCCGCTGCTCAGCACCGTGGAGCAGATCGGCGGCCAGGTGACGGCGCTCGCCCGGGTCACCGACTCGTTGCGCACCTCGGCCAGCGCGCTGGCGGACGCGTCCCAGGGCATGCACCAGGGCGCGTCCGAGCTGGAGCGCTTCGTCGCAGGGGGCCTGCGGGCCACCGACGCCCTGTCCGCCGCGTCCCGTGCCATGTCGACCCAGGGGGCGCAAGCCGCGGATGCGAGTGGCACCGCCGCTGAGGTGGCGGTGCGGAACCGCGCCGTCATCGGTGACGCGATCGACCGGCTGGTGGGATTGAAAGGATTCGTCTCCGCCAGCGCCGACCAGGTGGGAACGCTGGGTCGTCTCACCGCGCGCATCACCGGGTTCATCGGCACCATCCGGGAGATCGCCGACCTCACCAACCTGATCGCGCTCAACGCGGCCATCGAGGCGGCCCGGGCCGGAGCCGGAGGTCGTGGGTTCGCCGTGGTGGCCGACGAGGTACGCGACCTGGCCGCCCAGAGCCTGCACGCGGCCGGGGAGGCGCGGGTACTGCTGGAGGAGATCGCGGGGCAGGTCGCCACGGTGGCATCGCAGATGGAGCGCGGCCGGCAGGCGGTGGCCGGCGTGGAGGAGCTGAGCGCGGACGCCGCCATGGCACTGGAGGCCATCGTCGGCACCACCCGGGAGGCCGGCGAGCACGCCCGCGCCATCGCCCGCACCGCGGCCGAGCAGCTGGAGGCGGTGGGTGGGCTCACCGGTCAGATCCAGCAGGTGGCGGCCGGCAGCGCCCGGACCCGGAACGACACCGAGGCGCTGGCGCGGCGCGCCGCCGAGGCGGCCTCGGGTCAGGTCGACCTGGAGCGCGCGATCCGCGAGCTGGGCGACGTGGCCACCGATCTGCAGCGCATCGTGAGCCACTTCGCCGTCGAGAGCTGAGGTGGGGCCCCCCGCGCGCCAGCGGGTCTACGTGGCGCTGGGCAGCAACGTCGGAGATCGCTCGGCTCACCTGCGGCATGCCCGCCAGGCGCTCGGGGCCCTGCCCGGAACGGCGCTGGTGGCCGCGTCCGGCGTGGAGGAGACCGCGCCGCTGGGCGGCATGGACCAGCCGCCTTATCTCAATCAGATGGTGTTGCTGGAGACCGAGCTCGAGCCGCGCGCCTTGCTCGAGGCGTGTCAGGCCATCGAGCGCGAGGCTGGCCGGATCCGTACCGCCCGCTGGGGGCCTCGAACGCTCGATCTCGACATCGTCCGGTTCGGCGAGCGTCATCTGGCCGAGCCCGACCTTATCATTCCTCATCCGGAGCTGCCCAATCGCGACTTCTGGCTGCGAGAGCTGGCGGAGCTGCAACCCTACGATCGCGGACCGACATGAAGACTGAGTCACGCCCCCTCACCGTGCTCGATCTGCTCGCCATGAAGGCGGCCGGCCGGCGGATCGTGATGCTCACCTGCTACGACGCGGTATTCGCCCGGCTGCTGGAGCAGGCCGACGTGGATGTCCTCCTGGTCGGCGACTCGCTCAACCAGGTCATCGCGGGCCAGGAGACCACCCTGAGCGCGACGCTGGAGCAGATGATCTACCACGCCGCCGCCGTCCGCCGCGCGGCGCGCACCTCGCTGGTCTTCGTCGATCTTCCCTTTCTGACGTATCAAGTCACCGTTGCCGACGCGATCCGGAACGCCGGGCGGGTGCTGCAGGAGACCGGGGCCCACGGAGTGAAGCTCGAGGGCGGTCGGCCGATGGCGGAGACGGTGCGCGCTCTGGTGGACCGGGGCATTCCCGTCATCGGGCACCTGGGCTTGACGCCGCAGTCGGTGCACGCGCTCGGGGGCTACCGGGTGCAGGGGCGTGATCCTGGCGCGGCCGAGCGGCTGCTGACCGATGCCAAGGCGCTGGAGGAGGCGGGCGCCTGCGCGGTGGTGCTGGAGCTGCTTCCGGGTGAGCTCGCGAAAAAAATCTCCGCTGCGCTCACCATTCCGACGATCGGCATCGGCGCCGGCCCCGGCTGCGACGGGCAGGTGCTGGTGCTCCACGACATGCTCGGCCTCAACGAAGGATTCAATCCGAAATTTCTCAAGCGCTTCGGCGCGCTGGGCGAAGCGGTGCGGGAGGCGGTGCGCGCGTACGGTGCGGAGGTGCGGAGCGGGAGTTACCCGGGCCGGGAGCACAGCTTTGACTAGGGCGATGGCGGCGCCCCACTCCCCCATGCTGGATCTCACCACCATTGTCGACCTGCGGCGCTGGGTGCGCGAGCACCGGCGGGCAGGGCGTCGCGTCGCCCTGGTGCCGACCATGGGCTTCCTCCACGAAGGGCACCTGCGTCTGGTGGACGAAGCGCGCCGCCGCGCCGAGGCCGTGGTCATGAGCATCTTCGTCAATCCGCTGCAGTTCGGCCCCAACGAGGATCTCGACCGCTATCCTCGTGATCTCCCGCGCGACCGGCGGCTGGCCGAATCCCGCGGCGTGGACGCGCTGTTCCTGCCCACCGAGACCATGATGTACCCGCCGGGCTCCGAGATTCGGGTGGTGCCGGGTCCCACCGGCGCGCGCTGGGAAGGCGCCGCCCGGCCGGGCCATTTCGCCGGGGTGCTCACTGTCGTGGCCAAGCTCTTCCACCTGGTCGAGCCCGACGTGGCCTGCTTCGGACGCAAGGATGTTCAGCAGGCCACCCTCGTGCGCCAGATGGTGCGTGACCTCGACTGGGCGATCGACATCGTGATCGTCCCGACGGTGCGGGAGTCCGACGGACTCGCCCTCAGCAGCCGCAACGCGTACCTGTCGCCGGAGGACCGGCGGACCGCGCTGGGCTTGAGTGCGGCGCTGCGGGAGGCCCACGCGGCATGGCGGGAGGGCGAGCGGCGGGCCGAGCCGATCGAAGCGCGGATGCGCCGCACGCTCGCGGCGTTTCCCCAGGCGAGCATCGAGTACATCGCCATTGCCGATCCGACGACGCTCGCGCCGGTGACCATGGCGGAGCCCGAGACCGTAGTGGCGGTCGCGGCCCGGGTGGGAACCACCAGGCTGATCGACAATATCGTGCTGGGCACCGGCATCGAATGACCGCTCCGGAAGCGGATGCCTCGCTTCGATCGCCCGAGCTCCGGCCGACGCTGCCGGCCTGGGCGGTGGTCAGTCCCGAGCGGCGCGCCCATATCGAGCGGGTGGCCCAGCTCGCCTCCCGCTGGGCTGAGGAGATCGGAGTTCCGGACAACGAGCGCAATCGCTGGCTCCGCGCGGTCTGGCTGCACGATGCGCTGCGCGACGCGCCGATCGAGGAGCTGGAGAGCTGGGCCTCGAGCACACCAGGCCCCGCGCGCATCCGGCACGGCCCCGCCAGCGCCGCACGCGCCAAAGCCGAGGGCGAGACCGACCGCGGCGTGCTGGACGCAGTGCGCTACCATTCGATCGGACTGGCGGAGTGGGACATGGTGGGACGGGTGCTCTACTGTGCCGACTACCTGGAGCCCGGACGACCGCAGGACCCGGAGCATCGCGCCGAGCTGGCCCGGCGCTTCCCCCAGGAGCCCCAGGCGGTGCTGCGGCAGATCGCCACCGAGCGCCTCGCACACCTCGTCCAGTCCGGCTGGCCCCTGCCCGAACCCACGGTCCGTTTCTGGAACAGTCTCGTCGCCGGATCGTCCGCCTCACGCTGATCGCCGGAGGCGGCGTGGCCCTGCTGACCTTGCTGGCCTTGCTCCTGCCCGCCCGCCGCGAGCAGGTGGAGGGACACGCCTACGCTATCCCGTCCGGCAAGAATCGAATTGTGGTCGAGGTGTTGAACGGTACCCGCCGTCCGGGATTCGCCCGGGTGGCCACTCGGGTCCTGCGGGAACAGGGTCTCGACGTGGTGTTCTTCGGCAACGCGGAGGGTCCGATCGAGAGCACCCGTGTGGTCGTGCGTCGCGGCGATCCGGGGCGGGGCAAGGAGGTGGCCGACGCGCTCGGCGCCGGTCGGGTGGTGATTCAGCCGGACACGCTGCGGCGGGTGGATGTGAGCGTGCTCCTGGGTGACGACTACCGGCCTCGACTCCCGCTGCATCCCTGACGGCGAGCGCGGTCGCGAGCGTCAACAGATCCCGATGACCACATCCATGACGTTGGTTCCGGTGAGGCCCGGGCGGAGCAGGGCGCCGGCCGCGTCCAGGGCATGGTAGGCATCGTGGGCAGCGAGGTCCCGCGCCGGATCGCGCCCCGCATCCTGCACGGCATCCCAGGTGCGGCCGTCCACGATGGCTCCAGCAGCGTCGGTTGGTCCGTCCCGGCCATCGGTACCGGCGGCGAGCAGGGCGGGCCCAGTCCTCGTGCCTGCAAGCGTCCGGGCCGCGGCCAGGGCCAGCTCCTGACAACGGCCTCCCATGCCGGCCGACGAGCCGAGGGTCACGGTCGTCTCCCCTCCCCAGATGATGCACCGGGTACTGGCCTCAGGTTGCGGGATCTCCCCGCGACCGCAATGTTGGAGGAGTAAAGCGGCTACACTCGCTCCGGCCGCCGCCGCCTCCCCGGCGAGCGGCGTCCCCTCAATCACCGGAGCGAGGCCCAACTCGGCCGCCCGCTTGGCCGCAGCTTCGAGGGCCAGCCTGTTACTGGCGATCAGCTCGACGGACACCCGCGCGAAGGCCTGATCGCCAGGCTTTGGCGTCTCCGGCTTTTCTCCGGCCTCGACAGCGGTGACCAGGCGGCGGGCAGTCTGTGGCACGCGGTCCCAGAGCTTCGACTCCTGGAGCAGCCGGCGCACGTCGGCCGCGGTGGTCGGGTCGGGAACGCAGGGACCGGAGCCGATCGAGGCGAGGTCGTCGCCGATGACGTCGGACACCGCGTAGACCCGGACGCGGGCCGGGGCGAGTGCCAAGGCGAGCCGGCCGCCGCCCCAACGGGAGAAGCGCTTCCGGATCCGGTTCATGGCCGTGATGTCGAGACCGGAGCCGAGCAGCAACGCGTAGAGCCCGGACAGCTCGGCAGGGGAGAGCCCCTCCTCGGGTGCGCCGATGAGGCTGGTGGTTCCGCCTGACAGGAGCACCCACACCTCGTCGTCCGGGCCAACCCGCGTGGCGGTCTGCTCCAGGGCCAGGGCGGCCTCCAGCGATCCGGCACCGGGCTCGGGGTGGTCACCGCGGACAACGCGGAGGCGAGGGTGGGGAGACGAATCATCGGCCGGCCCGACGATCAGCCCGCCGGCGGGCTCAGCACCCCACTCCGCCAGCACCTCGACGGCGGCCCGCGCCATGGGGCATGCGGCCTTGCCGAGAGCCACGACCCAGCGGTGCGCCCGCGAGTCGGGGTGGAGACCGCGGAGCCGGCGCGCGAGGGCTGGGGCTGGGTCAACCGCTGCTGTAGCAACGGTATACAGCTCAACCAGCAGCTCGCGACTGGCCGGGATGGCGGTGCGATCGGCAGGGAAAGAGACCAAGAAAGGCTACCTTGTGAAAAAAAGCACAAAGTGCTATACATGGGTTGACGCATAATTATTCGGGCTGCCTTGCAATCTACTTACGCCCGGCGGCGGCGTCGCCCGTTTCGCCCCGCTCCATCTTCGACCGAGGTTTCGCGCATGGCCGGCCGCAACTTTCTCTTCGTCCCCGGGCCTACCAATGTGCCCGACCGTGTCCTCCGCGCCATGCACATCGCGATGGAGGACCATCGCTCCTCCGCGTTCCCCGCGCTCGCCACGCCGGTGCTGGAGGATCTCAAGAAGATCTTCCGGACCACCTCGGGCCAGGCGTTCATCTTTCCGGCCACCGGCACGGGGGGCTGGGAGGCTGCCCTCAGCAACACGCTCTCGCCCGGCGATCGGGTGCTGGCCTCGCGATACGGCCAGTTCAGCCACCTGTGGATCGACCTGGCCCAGCGCATCGGCCTCAAGGTCGACGTGCTCGATGTCGAGTGGGGCGAGGGTGCGCCGCTCGACCGGATCGAGGAGGCGCTGGTGGCCGACAAGGCGCACGAGATCAAAGGCGTGCTGGTGGTGCACAACGAGACCGCCACCGGGGTCACCAGCGACGTGGCCGGCGCCCGCAAGGCAATCGATCGCGCCAAGCATCCGGCGCTGCTCTACGTCGACGGTGTGAGCTCGATCGGCAGTCTCGATTTCCGGATGGACGAGTGGGGTGTGGACCTCGCCGTGACCGGCTCCCAGAAAGGCCTGATGCTGCCGGCCGGCCTGGGCATCGTCGCGGCCAGTCCCAAAGCGCTCGCCCGGCGGGAGCAGGCCAGGTGCGCGCGGGTGTTCTTCGATTTCGGCGACATGCTGAAGGCAACCGCCACCGGGTATTTCCCCTACACTCCCTCGCTGCCGCTCCTCTATGGGCTGCGCGAATCGATCGACATGCTGCTGGAGGAGGGGCTGGAGAACGTCTACGCCCGGCACCACCGGCTGGCCGAGGGTGTGCGGCTGGCGGTGAAGGCATGGGGACTCGAGCTCTGCGCCCGCGCGCCCAGGTGGTACTCGGACACAGTGAGCGCGATCCTGGTGCCGCCCGGTGTCAACGGCGCCGACGTGATCGACGTGGCCTACCGGCGCTACGATCTCGCGCTGGGCGCCGGCCTGGCGCGGATGGCGGGCAAGCTGTTCCGCATCGGCCACCTGGGCGACCTGAACGAGCTGATGCTGCTCGGCGCTCTCGCCGGCGCAGAGATGGCCATGCGGGATGTCGGCATCAAGGTCACCCCGGGCAGCGGCGTCGCCGCGGCGTCGGAGTACTATCGCGGCACCGCCAAGGCGTTGCCCACTCGCGAGAGTGCGCCCCGCGCGCCCGACGCGCAGCCCGCCGTCGCGGCCGCCGGAGCCCGATGAGCCACACCCGGCACGAACCGGCGCGCCCGCGGCTGCAACGGAGCGAGCTGGCGGTGCCGGGCTCGCAACCGGCGCTGTTCGGCAAGGCGCTGGAAGGGAGCGCGGACTACATCTTCCTCGATCTGGAGGACGCGGTCGCGCCGGGCGACAAGGAGCGGGCCCGCGCCAACGTGATCGCCGGGCTCAAGGAGCACGACTGGCGCGGCCGCGGGAAGACGATCTGCGTCCGGATCAACGGGATCGACACGCACTACATGTACCGGGATCTGGTCGACGTGGTCGAGCAGGCGGGCCATTGGCTCGATACCGTTCTGATTCCCAAAGTGGGCGTGCCGGCCGACGTCTATTTGGTCGATGCGCTGCTCACCCAGATCGAGAGCGCCAGGGGAATTCCTCACCGCATCGGGATCGACGTGCTGATCGAGACGGCGCTCGGCATGGCCCATATCGAGGCCATCGCGCAGTCGAGCCGCCGGCTCGAGGCGATGCACTTCGGGGTCGCGGACTACGCGGCGAGCTGCCGGGCGCGCACCGTCAGCATCGGCGGCCTCAACCCGGACTACCCCGGCGACCAGTGGCACGCCGGCCTCGCCCGGTTGGTCGTGGCCTGCCGGGCCTACGGACTCCGCCCGATCGATGGTCCCTTCGGTGACTTCAAGGACCCGGACGGCTACCTCGCCGCGGCTCGCCGCGGCGCCGCGCTTGGCATCGAAGGGAAGTGGGCCATCCATCCGTCGCAGATCGATCTCGCCAACCGGGTGTTCACCCCTCCGGCGGCGGAAGTGGAGCGGGCTCAGCGCATCCTGGCGGCGCTGGACGAGGCGGCGCGGGACGGCCGCGGCGCGGCGCAGCTCGACGGCAAGATGATCGACGCGGCGTCCGCCCGGATGGCGCAGAACGTGGTCGATACGGCGCGGGCGATCGGGACACCGCACTGACTCAACGGAGGTCATCCGTGGATATCCACGAGTACCAGGCCAAGGAGCTTCTCGCCGGCTTCGGCGTGGCGATTCCGCGCGGCGGCGTGGCGTACAGCCCGGAGCAGGCGGTCTACCGGGCCTCGGAGATCGGTGGCGCGCGCTGGGCGGTGAAGGCCCAGATCCATTCCGGCGCCCGGGGCAAGGCCGGCGGCATCAAGCTCTGCTCCAACGAGGATGAGGTGCGCCAGGCGGCCAAGAGCCTCCTGGGAAAGCGGCTGGTGACCCACCAGACGGGGCCCGAAGGCCGGGTGGTCCATCGGTTGTACGTCGAGGCCGCGGTGCCGATCGAGCGGGAGATCTACCTGGGCCTGGTGCTCGACCGGAAGAGCGAGCGGATCATGGTGGTCGCCTCGGCGCAGGGCGGAATGGAGATCGAGGAGATCGCCCGGAACTCCCCGGACACCATCGTCCGCGAGGTGGTCGAGCCGGCCGTCGGCATGACCGCTTTCCAGGCCCGCGAGGTGGCCTTCGGACTGGGACTCACCCCGGCGCAGGTGAGCCGGGCCGTCACCACGCTGCTTGGCGCCTATCGCGCCTTCCGCGATCTCGACGCCACCATGGTGGAGATCAACCCGCTGGTGCTCACCACCGATGGACAGGTGCTGGCGCTCGATTGCAAGATGACCTTCGACGACAATGCGATGTTCCGCCGGCCCAACGTGAGCGAGCTGCGGGACTACGCCGAGGAGGATCCCCGCGAGGCGCAAGCGGCGGAGCACGGGCTCAACTACGTGGCGCTGGACGGGAACATCGGGTGCATCATCAACGGCGCCGGCCTCGCCATGGCCACGATGGACATGATCAAGCACGCCGGCGGCTCGCCGGCCAACTTTCTCGACGTGGGCGGCGGTGCCTCTCCCGACCGGGTGGCGGCCGCGTTCCGGCTGGTCCTCTCGGATCCCAATATCGAAGCCATGCTGGTGAACATCTTTGCCGGCATCAACCGGTGCGACTGGGTGGCGCAGGGCGTGGTGCAGGCCACCCGGGAGACCCAGCTCACCATTCCACTGGTGGTGCGGCTGGCCGGCACCAACGTCGAGGAGGGGCGCCGCATCCTCCATGACAGCGGGCTCCCCATCATCACCGCGGAGACTCTCTCGGAAGCCGCCGACCGGGTGGTCGCGGCGCTCACGACCAGGCGCACCCCCGCGGGCCCCGGCCGGGCCTCGGGCGACGTCGCCGGAGGCAACGGACAGCCATGAGCATCCTCATCGACGAGACCACCCCTGTCATCGTGCAGGGCTTCACCGGGGACAAGGCCACCTTCCACGCCCGCGAGATGATCGCATACGGCACCAAGGTGGTGGGCGGGGTGACGCCCGGCAAAGGCGGGACCCGGCACCTCGATCGTCCGGTGTTCAACACGGTGAAGGAGGCGGTGCGGGAGACCGGCGCCACCGCCAGCATCGTGTTCGTGCCGGCCGCCTTCTGCGGCGACTCGATCATGGAGGCGGCCAACGCGGGCATCCGCTTCATCGTCACCATCACCGACGGGATTCCGGCGCAGGACATGATGATGGTCAAGCGCTACCTCTGGCGCTTCCCCAAGGAGCGGCGCACCACCCTGATCGGCCCCAACTGCGCCGGCGTCATCAGCGCCGGCAAGGCGATGCTCGGCATCATGCCCGGGCACATCTACTCGCGGGGAAGCGTCGGCCTGGTGACCCGGTCGGGCACGCTGGGGTACGAGGCGGCCTCACAGATGAACGATCTCGGTATCGGGCAGAGCACCAGCGTGGGGATCGGCGGCGACCCGATCAACGGCAGCTCCTTCGTCGACATGCTCAAGCTGTTCGAGCAGGATCCGGAGACCGACGCGGTGGTGATGATCGGCGAGATCGGCGGTCCCCAGGAGGCCGAGGCCGCGCTGTTCGTGAAGGAGAACATGACCAAGCCCGTCATCGGCTACGTCGCGGGCCTGACCGCGCCCAAGGGCCGCCGCATGGGGCACGCCGGGGCCATCATCTCCGCTTTCGGCGACACCGCCGCGGAGAAGGCCGAGATCATGCGCTCCGCCGGTCTCACCGTAGCCCCCAGCCCGGCCGAGCTGGGCGCCACGGTGGCGGCGGCGCTGGCCAAGAAGCCGTCGCGGCGCAGGGTCGTCGCGCAGTGACTGCCCGGCCCACCGTGGTCGTCACCCGGCGGCTTCCCGGGCCGGTGGAGGAAGAGCTGGCGCGCGACTTCGACGCGCGGCTCAACACGGAGGACACGCCGCTCGGCCCGGCGGGGCTGCAGGCCGCGTTGCGGAGCGCTGACGCCCTCCTCTGCACCGTCACCGACAAGCTCTCCGCGGAGGTGCTGTCGGTCGAGCCCCGCCGGGCCAGGCTGCTCGCCAACTTCGGGGTTGGCTTCAATCACATCGACGTTGAGGCCGCCAAGGCTCGCGGGCTGGCGGTGTCCAATACCCCCGATGTGCTCACCGACGCCACCGCCGATACGGCGCTCACACTGCTGCTCATGGTGGCGCGCCGGGCCGGGGAAGGGGAGCGCCACATCCGCTCTGGGCAGTGGACCGGCTGGCGCCCCACCCACATGGTGGGCACCCAGGTCACCGGCAAAACCCTGGGTCTGGTGGGAATGGGGCGGATCGCGCGGGCCGTGGCGCAGCGGGCGCACGGCTTCGGGATGAAGGTGATCTTTCACGACCCGTATCCGCCGCCGCCCGAGGTGGCCGCCGCCCTGGGAGCCGAGCCTCGCGCGACCCTGGAGCAGGTGCTGGGCGAGGCGGACTTCGTCTCGCTCCACTGTCCCGCCACGCCCGAGACCCATCACCTGATGAACCGCGAGCGCCTCGGGCTGCTTCGGCGGGATGCCTTCCTGGTGAACACGGCGCGGG
It encodes:
- the sucD gene encoding succinate--CoA ligase subunit alpha; translation: MSILIDETTPVIVQGFTGDKATFHAREMIAYGTKVVGGVTPGKGGTRHLDRPVFNTVKEAVRETGATASIVFVPAAFCGDSIMEAANAGIRFIVTITDGIPAQDMMMVKRYLWRFPKERRTTLIGPNCAGVISAGKAMLGIMPGHIYSRGSVGLVTRSGTLGYEAASQMNDLGIGQSTSVGIGGDPINGSSFVDMLKLFEQDPETDAVVMIGEIGGPQEAEAALFVKENMTKPVIGYVAGLTAPKGRRMGHAGAIISAFGDTAAEKAEIMRSAGLTVAPSPAELGATVAAALAKKPSRRRVVAQ
- a CDS encoding malate--CoA ligase subunit beta, encoding MDIHEYQAKELLAGFGVAIPRGGVAYSPEQAVYRASEIGGARWAVKAQIHSGARGKAGGIKLCSNEDEVRQAAKSLLGKRLVTHQTGPEGRVVHRLYVEAAVPIEREIYLGLVLDRKSERIMVVASAQGGMEIEEIARNSPDTIVREVVEPAVGMTAFQAREVAFGLGLTPAQVSRAVTTLLGAYRAFRDLDATMVEINPLVLTTDGQVLALDCKMTFDDNAMFRRPNVSELRDYAEEDPREAQAAEHGLNYVALDGNIGCIINGAGLAMATMDMIKHAGGSPANFLDVGGGASPDRVAAAFRLVLSDPNIEAMLVNIFAGINRCDWVAQGVVQATRETQLTIPLVVRLAGTNVEEGRRILHDSGLPIITAETLSEAADRVVAALTTRRTPAGPGRASGDVAGGNGQP
- a CDS encoding D-glycerate dehydrogenase — protein: MTARPTVVVTRRLPGPVEEELARDFDARLNTEDTPLGPAGLQAALRSADALLCTVTDKLSAEVLSVEPRRARLLANFGVGFNHIDVEAAKARGLAVSNTPDVLTDATADTALTLLLMVARRAGEGERHIRSGQWTGWRPTHMVGTQVTGKTLGLVGMGRIARAVAQRAHGFGMKVIFHDPYPPPPEVAAALGAEPRATLEQVLGEADFVSLHCPATPETHHLMNRERLGLLRRDAFLVNTARGDVVDEAALVEALAAGRLAGAALDVYEKEPQVTPALLAMENVVLLPHLGSATRETRVAMGRRAVENLRLFFNGSPLRDRVV